CGTCGAATTAATGATCGATACAGCAATGCGTGCGATGTCCGATGACGGTTTCGACTATGCTACGCTCGGCATATCTCCGTTGTCGTCACGCGCTGATGTCGAGCCATTCGACAATCCGGTTTGGCTTCGCATATTGCTTGCGTGGCTCCGGCGACACGGACAGCGTTTCTATAATTTTGACGGCCTCGACGCCTTTAAGGCCAAGCTCAAGCCTGAACAGTGGGAACCCGTATTTGCTGTTTCAAATGAACCTCGCGTATCATTCAAAACGCTCCACGCGATCGCGGGAGCATTTAGCGCCAACGCCCCGGTCAGAATGGTGGTCGGCGGACTCGGGCGGGCGGTCACTAGCGAGATCAGCCGGCTCAAAGCTCCCGGGCTGCAAGCCTTAAAGAAAAAGAATGAACGCAAAGCGACTAACGATCAAGCGGATCGAAACTGATGATCTCGTCGATCTGGCTGGGTGTCCGATCTGGGACACGGCCTCGGACATTTCGATCGGCCGATATTGGTCCGGCATCGATGCACCCGTCGAACGCCATTTTGCCGCGCGAATGTTGTGGTCTGCCCACGCTTTATACGTTCGTTTCGATGCCCGCCAGGCCGAACCGCTCGTGGTCGCATCCGAGCCGATCGTGACCGAAAAGACGATGGGACTTTGGGATCGGGATGTTTGCGAGATCTTCATCGCACCAAATATCGAGCGGCGAAACGAGTATTTCGAGTTTGAGGTCGCCCCGACCGGCGAGTGGCTGGATCTTGGGATCATTACAACATCGGACGATAGAGCGACGAACGTCAATTACGTCTCAGGAATGACCGCCGCAGCATCTGTCGCTCCCGACCGCGTCGTGATGACGATAAAGCTGCCTTGGGCCGCCTTTGGCAAGGTTCCCAGCTCCGGCGATGTTTGGCACGGCAATATTTTTCGTTGTGTCGGCAAAGGCGAGAACCGCGGTTATCTGGCGTGGCAGCCTACCGAAACGCCGGCACCGAACTTCCACGTTCCCGAAAAGTTTGGCGAGTTTGAGTTTGTCGGGTAGCGGGCGTCAGGCCATTAGAAGCTTTTCGTAAACGATAAACATACCGAG
This is a stretch of genomic DNA from Chloracidobacterium sp.. It encodes these proteins:
- a CDS encoding carbohydrate-binding family 9-like protein, with translation MNAKRLTIKRIETDDLVDLAGCPIWDTASDISIGRYWSGIDAPVERHFAARMLWSAHALYVRFDARQAEPLVVASEPIVTEKTMGLWDRDVCEIFIAPNIERRNEYFEFEVAPTGEWLDLGIITTSDDRATNVNYVSGMTAAASVAPDRVVMTIKLPWAAFGKVPSSGDVWHGNIFRCVGKGENRGYLAWQPTETPAPNFHVPEKFGEFEFVG